In one Merismopedia glauca CCAP 1448/3 genomic region, the following are encoded:
- a CDS encoding ABC transporter permease, which translates to MSQPDKPHSIQSLIKPRTMGSTVFWRLAEDIPRPLNLTLLITSLTLPLLIWWLITTFGKIDPKFLPSPGNVLEAGGRLWTSGDLLKDTVASLWRVGVGFSLAALLSIPVGVMMGSFPSIRALLEPLFGLIRYMPAPAFIPLLILYLGIGEEPKVTLIFIGVFFFNSLMVMDTVKFVPKDLIEATYMLGGNRREVLTQVILPHVLPGIIDACRINLAAAWQLVIVSELIAATEGLGRRISVAGRFLRTDEIFVGLIVIGTIGLTFDLMFQYLLQVTCNWSSQKR; encoded by the coding sequence ATGAGTCAACCCGACAAACCACACTCGATTCAATCACTGATCAAGCCAAGAACTATGGGTTCTACAGTTTTTTGGCGACTAGCAGAAGACATTCCTCGTCCGTTGAATCTCACTTTACTGATTACCTCTCTCACCTTACCTTTGCTGATTTGGTGGTTAATCACCACTTTCGGCAAGATCGATCCTAAATTTCTACCGTCCCCAGGTAACGTTTTAGAAGCTGGTGGGCGCTTGTGGACTAGTGGGGATTTGCTCAAAGATACGGTAGCTAGTCTGTGGCGGGTAGGAGTAGGGTTTTCTTTAGCGGCACTACTTTCAATTCCCGTAGGGGTGATGATGGGGAGTTTTCCCAGTATTCGGGCACTACTAGAACCTTTATTTGGTTTAATTCGCTATATGCCCGCCCCAGCTTTTATTCCCTTGCTAATTCTCTATCTAGGGATTGGTGAAGAACCCAAAGTTACCCTGATTTTTATCGGCGTATTTTTCTTCAACTCCTTGATGGTGATGGATACCGTTAAATTCGTCCCCAAAGACCTCATTGAAGCTACCTATATGCTGGGCGGAAATCGGCGGGAAGTCTTAACTCAAGTAATTTTGCCCCATGTCCTACCTGGAATTATTGATGCTTGTCGCATTAACTTGGCGGCTGCATGGCAATTAGTAATTGTTTCCGAGTTGATTGCTGCTACCGAAGGATTGGGCAGAAGAATTAGTGTAGCGGGGCGATTTCTGAGAACTGATGAGATTTTTGTCGGGTTGATTGTGATTGGGACGATCGGTTTGACATTCGATTTAATGTTCCAATATCTCTTGCAAGTTACCTGTAACTGGTCTAGTCAAAAACGTTGA
- a CDS encoding ABC transporter ATP-binding protein produces the protein MFLQIDNLCKNFNTKNGTLTVLKNINMAIAQGEFICAVGASGSGKSTLLRQIAGLDTPTIGEVRIEGQRVIAPGPDRGMVFQHYTLYPWMSVQDNAEFGLKLQGIPKKVRREQASYYLSVVGLSAFAKALPKELSGGMKQRVAIARALASEPKILLMDEPFGALDVHTKESMHEFMLDLWQRTNITIFMITHDVEEAVFLSNRIYALGSRPGTVRKEIQIKLPHRNATVKRHSIFHDYRDELMDLLRQHGQEAMLAAA, from the coding sequence ATGTTTCTCCAAATTGACAACCTGTGCAAAAACTTTAATACCAAGAATGGTACTTTAACCGTCCTCAAAAATATCAATATGGCGATCGCCCAAGGTGAATTTATTTGTGCTGTGGGTGCATCTGGTTCGGGTAAATCTACATTGTTGCGACAAATCGCTGGACTCGATACCCCGACAATAGGAGAAGTCAGAATCGAGGGTCAACGAGTTATAGCACCTGGTCCCGATCGCGGAATGGTATTTCAGCACTATACCCTTTACCCTTGGATGAGTGTCCAGGATAATGCCGAATTTGGACTCAAACTCCAGGGAATTCCCAAAAAAGTGCGGAGAGAGCAAGCTAGCTACTACCTCAGTGTAGTGGGATTATCAGCATTTGCTAAGGCTTTACCCAAAGAACTGTCGGGAGGGATGAAGCAGCGAGTAGCTATAGCTCGTGCCTTAGCTTCAGAACCCAAAATTCTCCTCATGGATGAACCTTTTGGCGCTTTAGATGTGCATACCAAGGAATCAATGCACGAATTCATGCTGGATTTGTGGCAACGTACCAACATCACTATTTTTATGATTACCCACGATGTAGAGGAAGCAGTATTCCTTTCCAATCGCATTTATGCCCTCGGTTCTCGTCCTGGTACAGTCAGAAAGGAAATCCAGATTAAACTACCTCATCGCAATGCTACCGTGAAACGCCATTCCATCTTCCACGACTACCGAGATGAATTGATGGATCTGCTGCGTCAACACGGTCAAGAAGCGATGCTAGCAGCAGCCTAA